In Halorientalis sp. LT38, a genomic segment contains:
- a CDS encoding oligosaccharyl transferase, archaeosortase A system-associated yields the protein MSQRRGYFEDYDFDSVLGDVQQWYHIPILVVMLGFMLWVRVQNWSNFVRDGSVIFSGNDAWYHYRQVSYVVDNFPGTMPFDPFTYFPYGTASGQFGTLFDQLIATAALIVGLGNPSEQTVAMTLLIAPAVVGTLVAIPVYFAGKRLGGRFGGLVSVLILALSTGSFLSRSLVGFSDHHVAEVLFQMLAVLGVMVALSVAEEEMPVWELVVNREWEALRRPFGWAALAGVAMALYVWVWPPGVLFVGIFGIFLLVQLNVDYLSGRSPEHVAFVGVVALVVAGLLSFVPFSTLEITAVDFTLVQPLLAFTVAASAVFMAWLARKVDDSDLDPRAYPLIVFGTLGAVGLLSALLTPELFGYVVDNTQRFIGLGGGAQAQTVGEAQSMSLGQLLPMLLGNYGLAWFGAFAAILVILARQIRGTERRAETLFVVVWTVILLLATLTQVRFGYYLTLPVVVLNAYLIALVAKYVSSGASLQEIETFQVLTVLAVLLLIVAPMAVPITQGSSTAMATGNQTAPGSGTVGWADSLEWMESNTPAPGTYGGADNEMQLNGTFPRQDDYDYPEGAYGVMSWWDYGHWITQRSGRIPNANPFQQGATDAADFLLAPNEERAEEVIGNVSEDDAETRYVVVDWKMVNTYSRLSRGKFFAPTVFNDTTSQSDYYEPVGRQTQRGLTLGYNLKSQRYYESMVNRLWHYHGSAKEPSPVAINYDERPRGDGTSLKVVPAGDQEPYRWFNSVDQAREYVEEDGTAQVGGVGPHPPEAVSALEHYRLVQRSNTSALQLGSPYVRGFQQERNVLAGGTRDLRNSTGQDILNLQRLLFGQNAATPPWTKVFERVPGATIEGTGPANQTVYASVSMQMGSGNATFQYTQQAQTGADGEFTMTVPYSTTGYDQYGPENGYTDTAVEAEGAYSISTGQQFDGSEVYTHNTTAEVTEGQVVGEDDSPVTVELERTTLREVQQPDGNETSGNETSGNETSGDGTSGDGSTDGNQTDGSTNTTDGQSALAEPASDTGVLAP from the coding sequence ATGAGTCAACGCCGGGGGTACTTCGAGGATTACGATTTCGACTCGGTTCTCGGGGACGTCCAGCAGTGGTATCACATCCCGATACTCGTCGTGATGCTCGGGTTCATGCTCTGGGTCCGGGTCCAGAACTGGAGCAACTTCGTCCGCGACGGGTCGGTCATCTTCTCGGGGAACGACGCCTGGTACCACTACCGCCAGGTCTCCTACGTGGTAGACAACTTCCCGGGGACGATGCCGTTCGACCCGTTCACCTACTTCCCGTACGGGACGGCGTCGGGCCAGTTCGGGACGCTGTTCGATCAGTTGATCGCGACGGCGGCCCTGATCGTCGGCCTCGGGAACCCGAGCGAACAGACGGTCGCGATGACGCTGTTGATCGCGCCCGCCGTCGTCGGCACGCTCGTGGCCATCCCGGTCTACTTCGCCGGGAAGCGCCTCGGTGGCCGCTTCGGCGGCCTCGTCAGCGTGTTGATCCTCGCGCTCTCCACGGGGAGTTTCCTCAGCCGGAGTCTGGTCGGCTTCTCCGACCACCACGTCGCGGAAGTGCTGTTCCAGATGCTCGCCGTCCTCGGCGTCATGGTCGCGCTGTCGGTCGCCGAGGAAGAGATGCCCGTCTGGGAACTCGTGGTCAACCGCGAGTGGGAGGCGCTCCGGCGCCCGTTCGGCTGGGCGGCACTGGCCGGCGTGGCCATGGCCCTGTACGTCTGGGTCTGGCCGCCCGGCGTCCTCTTCGTCGGTATCTTCGGCATCTTCCTGCTCGTCCAGCTCAACGTCGACTACCTCAGCGGTCGGAGCCCCGAACACGTCGCCTTCGTCGGCGTCGTGGCGCTCGTCGTCGCCGGCCTCCTCTCGTTCGTTCCCTTTAGCACCCTCGAGATCACCGCCGTCGACTTCACGCTCGTCCAGCCGTTGCTGGCGTTCACCGTGGCCGCAAGCGCCGTGTTCATGGCCTGGCTCGCACGCAAGGTCGACGACTCCGACCTCGACCCCCGCGCGTACCCGCTGATCGTGTTCGGGACGCTCGGCGCGGTCGGCCTCCTCTCCGCACTCCTGACCCCGGAGCTGTTCGGCTACGTGGTCGACAACACCCAGCGGTTCATCGGCCTCGGCGGCGGTGCGCAGGCCCAGACCGTCGGCGAAGCCCAGTCGATGAGCCTCGGACAGCTACTTCCGATGTTGCTCGGCAACTACGGGCTGGCCTGGTTCGGTGCGTTCGCTGCCATTCTCGTGATCCTGGCGCGGCAGATCCGCGGAACCGAGCGACGGGCCGAGACGCTCTTCGTCGTCGTCTGGACGGTCATCCTGCTGCTGGCGACGCTGACGCAGGTCCGCTTTGGCTACTACCTCACGCTGCCCGTCGTCGTCCTGAACGCGTATCTGATCGCGCTGGTCGCGAAGTACGTCTCCTCGGGGGCCAGCCTGCAGGAGATCGAGACGTTCCAGGTCCTGACGGTCCTCGCGGTGCTCCTCCTGATCGTCGCGCCGATGGCCGTCCCCATCACGCAGGGGTCGAGCACCGCGATGGCGACCGGAAACCAGACGGCACCGGGATCCGGCACGGTCGGCTGGGCCGACAGCCTCGAGTGGATGGAGTCCAACACGCCCGCGCCGGGCACCTACGGCGGCGCGGACAACGAGATGCAGCTCAACGGCACCTTCCCGCGCCAGGACGACTACGACTACCCCGAGGGCGCCTACGGCGTCATGTCCTGGTGGGACTACGGTCACTGGATCACCCAGCGGTCCGGTCGCATCCCGAACGCGAACCCGTTCCAGCAGGGCGCCACCGACGCGGCGGACTTCCTGCTCGCGCCGAACGAGGAGCGGGCCGAGGAAGTGATCGGGAACGTCAGCGAGGACGACGCGGAGACGCGCTACGTCGTCGTGGACTGGAAGATGGTCAACACCTACTCGCGGCTCTCCCGCGGGAAGTTCTTCGCGCCGACGGTGTTCAACGACACGACCAGCCAGTCCGACTACTACGAGCCCGTCGGGCGACAGACCCAGCGCGGGCTCACGCTCGGGTACAACCTGAAGAGCCAGCGCTACTACGAGAGCATGGTCAACCGGCTGTGGCACTACCACGGGAGCGCGAAAGAGCCCAGCCCGGTCGCGATCAACTACGACGAGCGCCCGCGCGGTGACGGCACGTCACTGAAGGTCGTCCCCGCCGGGGATCAGGAGCCCTACCGCTGGTTCAACTCCGTCGACCAGGCCCGCGAGTACGTCGAAGAGGACGGCACCGCGCAGGTCGGTGGCGTCGGCCCGCACCCGCCGGAAGCGGTCTCCGCACTGGAACACTATCGGCTGGTCCAGCGCTCCAACACGTCGGCGCTCCAGCTCGGCAGTCCGTACGTCCGCGGGTTCCAGCAGGAACGCAACGTCCTCGCGGGCGGAACGAGGGATCTCAGGAACTCCACGGGGCAGGACATCCTGAACCTCCAGCGGCTCCTGTTCGGACAGAACGCCGCCACGCCGCCGTGGACGAAGGTGTTCGAGCGGGTCCCCGGTGCGACGATCGAGGGGACCGGCCCCGCGAACCAGACGGTGTACGCCAGCGTCTCGATGCAGATGGGATCCGGGAACGCGACGTTCCAGTACACCCAGCAGGCCCAGACCGGCGCGGACGGTGAGTTCACCATGACCGTCCCCTACTCGACGACCGGATACGACCAGTACGGGCCCGAGAACGGGTACACCGACACGGCCGTCGAGGCCGAGGGCGCCTACAGCATCAGTACCGGCCAGCAGTTCGACGGCAGCGAGGTCTACACCCACAACACGACCGCAGAGGTCACGGAGGGGCAGGTCGTCGGCGAGGACGACTCGCCGGTGACGGTCGAACTGGAGCGCACGACCCTCAGGGAGGTCCAGCAGCCGGACGGCAACGAGACGAGCGGGAACGAAACCAGCGGGAACGAGACGAGCGGTGACGGTACCAGCGGTGACGGGAGCACCGACGGCAATCAGACAGACGGCTCGACGAACACGACCGACGGCCAGTCCGCCCTCGCGGAACCGGCGAGCGACACCGGCGTCCTCGCTCCCTGA
- a CDS encoding glycosyltransferase codes for MERVRRWLDRLSFLGVSSGVFAWGFLQGNAVLGTVRFEFAFVVLVVVLLQAVISSLMFAGFVGVSGIAFLHALLRRSGPQPVYSGDSVTAIVPVYGDATVLDRSVESLLASEYEDLEVLIVCEEDDRPSIDRAKALSTRDRVSYLVNTRDPGSKAGAINDAVAATDSEHVAVFDADEEVDPAFVPKAVARLDECDVVQGRTVPQPEGFVEELAYYESVLLSYVSRRLLYVFTDFRMAASRAVVMRRSAIETTGGYDADMLTEDFDFAYRCYKDRLDVEEQLGHPSKIEAAHSLRDWWGQRKRWMTGYAQVLHKLVATVRPIRDVRNLTSAAICTGTVVGSLLLLTVLSKFVVLFLVGMEAMFVFPLLVVIGVTAAVRVHDWRSGAVDRLGWAWLVVPVIVPLYSLTAIKAVVEYCYGWDGDWYSVEKGA; via the coding sequence ATGGAACGAGTACGACGCTGGCTCGACCGGCTCAGCTTTCTGGGTGTGTCAAGCGGTGTCTTCGCCTGGGGGTTCCTCCAGGGGAACGCCGTCCTGGGCACCGTCCGGTTCGAGTTCGCATTCGTCGTCCTGGTCGTGGTCCTCCTCCAGGCCGTGATCTCCAGCCTCATGTTCGCCGGGTTCGTCGGGGTGTCGGGGATCGCGTTCCTCCACGCGCTCCTCCGGCGGTCCGGTCCCCAGCCCGTATACTCGGGCGACTCCGTGACGGCCATCGTCCCCGTCTACGGGGACGCCACCGTGCTCGACCGGAGCGTCGAGAGCCTGCTCGCGAGCGAGTACGAGGACCTCGAAGTACTGATCGTCTGCGAGGAAGACGATCGGCCGAGCATCGACCGCGCGAAAGCCCTCTCGACGCGTGACCGCGTCAGCTACCTGGTCAACACCCGTGACCCCGGGTCCAAGGCGGGCGCGATCAACGACGCGGTCGCGGCAACCGACAGCGAGCACGTCGCCGTCTTCGACGCCGACGAGGAAGTCGATCCGGCGTTCGTTCCGAAGGCGGTCGCGCGCCTGGACGAGTGCGACGTGGTCCAGGGCCGAACGGTCCCCCAGCCCGAGGGGTTCGTCGAGGAACTGGCGTACTACGAGTCGGTCCTCCTCAGTTACGTCTCCCGGCGGCTGCTGTACGTCTTCACCGACTTCCGGATGGCCGCCAGCCGCGCGGTCGTGATGCGCCGGTCGGCCATCGAGACCACCGGCGGCTACGACGCGGACATGCTGACCGAAGACTTCGACTTCGCCTACCGCTGTTACAAGGACCGCCTCGACGTCGAAGAGCAACTGGGCCACCCATCGAAGATCGAGGCCGCGCACTCGCTGCGGGACTGGTGGGGCCAGCGCAAGCGCTGGATGACCGGCTACGCGCAGGTGCTCCACAAGTTAGTGGCGACCGTTCGGCCGATCCGCGACGTCCGAAACCTGACCTCGGCGGCCATCTGTACGGGGACGGTCGTCGGGAGCCTCCTCCTGTTGACCGTCCTCTCGAAGTTCGTGGTCCTCTTCCTGGTCGGGATGGAGGCGATGTTCGTCTTTCCCCTCCTCGTGGTGATCGGGGTGACGGCTGCCGTCCGGGTCCACGACTGGCGGTCCGGGGCCGTCGACCGACTCGGCTGGGCCTGGCTGGTCGTCCCGGTGATCGTCCCGCTCTATAGCCTGACGGCCATCAAGGCGGTCGTCGAGTACTGTTACGGCTGGGACGGCGACTGGTACAGCGTCGAGAAAGGGGCCTGA
- a CDS encoding gamma carbonic anhydrase family protein: MIRAFDGVEPTIADSAYVDPAATVIGDVTLEAEASVWPGTVLRGDHGAIVLREGANVQDNATLHEGVEIGPYATVGHNAIVHAATVGERAMVGMGAIVLDRATIGAESLVGANSLVTEDTEVPESVLVAGQPAEVVKEIEDSVWKYAGDQYVQMAREHAETDEPIAEAHLPDED; the protein is encoded by the coding sequence ATGATCAGAGCATTCGACGGGGTCGAGCCGACCATCGCCGACTCCGCGTACGTGGACCCGGCGGCGACGGTGATCGGCGACGTGACCCTCGAAGCGGAGGCCAGCGTCTGGCCCGGGACGGTCCTCCGGGGCGACCACGGTGCGATCGTCCTCCGTGAGGGTGCGAACGTCCAGGACAACGCGACGCTCCACGAAGGCGTCGAGATCGGGCCGTACGCGACTGTGGGGCACAACGCCATCGTCCACGCCGCCACCGTCGGCGAGCGCGCGATGGTCGGGATGGGTGCGATCGTCCTCGACCGGGCGACCATCGGCGCGGAGAGCCTCGTCGGCGCGAACAGCCTCGTCACCGAGGACACCGAGGTTCCCGAGTCGGTCCTCGTGGCGGGCCAGCCCGCCGAGGTCGTCAAGGAGATCGAGGACTCCGTCTGGAAGTACGCGGGCGATCAGTACGTCCAGATGGCGCGGGAACACGCCGAGACCGACGAACCGATCGCCGAGGCCCATCTCCCGGACGAGGACTGA
- the cutA gene encoding divalent-cation tolerance protein CutA produces MPTVYVTAPTDAAADIAATLVDERLAACVNRFPCKSIYRWEGEVHDDDEEILLVKTTESGYGDARDRIAELHPHDVPAIERFDDSAVSPEFANWLDESVGPVE; encoded by the coding sequence ATGCCGACAGTGTACGTGACGGCGCCGACGGACGCCGCCGCCGACATCGCGGCCACGCTCGTCGACGAACGCCTCGCGGCCTGCGTGAACCGGTTTCCCTGCAAGTCGATCTACCGGTGGGAGGGCGAGGTCCACGACGACGACGAGGAGATCCTGCTGGTGAAGACCACCGAATCCGGCTACGGGGACGCCCGGGACCGGATCGCCGAGTTACACCCCCACGACGTGCCCGCCATCGAGCGCTTCGACGACTCGGCGGTGTCTCCAGAGTTCGCGAACTGGCTCGACGAGTCCGTCGGACCGGTCGAGTGA